From Clostridia bacterium, the proteins below share one genomic window:
- a CDS encoding glutathione S-transferase N-terminal domain-containing protein, whose product MTVKVYTTPTCPYCTMAKKYLESKEVKYESVDVSTNRDAATEMINKSGQRGVPVLDIDGNIIVGFDKDRIDSLLF is encoded by the coding sequence ATGACAGTTAAGGTTTATACCACACCGACATGTCCATATTGTACTATGGCCAAAAAATATCTGGAATCTAAAGAAGTGAAATATGAAAGCGTAGATGTTTCTACTAACAGGGATGCTGCAACGGAAATGATAAATAAGTCGGGTCAGAGAGGTGTTCCGGTTTTAGATATCGACGGTAACATAATCGTAGGATTTGATAAGGACAG